In a genomic window of Pedobacter sp. KBS0701:
- a CDS encoding inorganic diphosphatase encodes MAKDDHHAWHSVSPGSNLPEVVNAIIEIPKGSKAKYEIDKESGLIKLDRVLFSSVMYPANYGFIPQTYCDDKDPLDILVLCSVDVYPMTLIEAKVVGVMHMVDNGEQDDKIIAVAAHDMSVNYINDLDELPPHQMKEIVRFFQDYKALEDKNVTIEHLLGVRYAHKVIKESIELYNTTFRELA; translated from the coding sequence ATGGCAAAAGACGATCATCACGCGTGGCATAGCGTATCTCCTGGTTCAAACCTTCCAGAGGTTGTAAATGCAATTATTGAAATTCCAAAAGGTTCAAAAGCAAAATACGAAATAGATAAAGAATCAGGTCTGATTAAATTGGATAGGGTTCTTTTTTCGTCAGTAATGTATCCGGCAAACTATGGTTTTATTCCACAAACTTATTGTGACGATAAAGATCCATTAGATATTTTGGTACTTTGTTCAGTAGATGTTTATCCAATGACATTGATTGAAGCTAAAGTAGTTGGTGTGATGCATATGGTTGATAATGGAGAACAGGATGATAAAATCATTGCTGTAGCTGCTCACGATATGTCGGTAAACTATATCAACGATTTAGATGAGTTACCTCCACACCAAATGAAAGAGATTGTTCGTTTCTTTCAGGATTATAAAGCATTAGAAGATAAAAATGTAACTATCGAACATTTACTTGGTGTTCGCTATGCGCATAAAGTAATAAAAGAAAGCATAGAACTTTATAACACAACATTTAG
- a CDS encoding DedA family protein, producing the protein MHDFWNNLHQLLDPEKLLREGGFYLVVFVIYAETGLFFGFFLPGDYLLFLAGMFVATGKLDVNIAVLLAGLCVAAISGNFTGYWFGRKTGPVLYTRKDSFFFKKRYLKAAKEYYHKQGAFALIMGRFVPIVRTFAPIFAGVVKLDFKKFALYNILGGVLWICSLTLLGYFLGRRFEKEINDYLLYIIIGFILITTIPLLITFVKGKVVSSPEEDKTDLN; encoded by the coding sequence ATGCACGATTTTTGGAATAACCTGCATCAACTACTTGACCCCGAAAAATTATTGAGGGAGGGCGGATTCTATCTAGTCGTATTTGTTATCTATGCAGAAACAGGCCTGTTTTTTGGTTTTTTTCTTCCCGGAGATTATTTATTGTTTTTAGCGGGAATGTTTGTGGCAACAGGCAAGCTTGATGTGAACATTGCGGTTCTCTTAGCTGGTTTATGTGTAGCGGCCATTTCCGGGAATTTTACCGGCTATTGGTTCGGGCGCAAAACTGGCCCGGTATTATACACCAGAAAAGACAGTTTCTTTTTTAAGAAGAGATATTTAAAAGCTGCAAAGGAGTATTATCATAAACAAGGTGCCTTTGCATTAATAATGGGCAGATTTGTACCTATTGTTAGAACTTTTGCACCGATTTTTGCAGGCGTTGTAAAACTAGACTTTAAAAAATTTGCTTTATATAATATCCTGGGTGGAGTACTTTGGATCTGTTCCTTAACTTTGCTGGGTTATTTTTTAGGCAGAAGATTTGAAAAAGAAATAAACGATTATTTATTATATATTATTATTGGCTTTATCCTTATTACAACTATCCCATTATTAATTACCTTTGTAAAAGGTAAAGTAGTGAGTAGCCCTGAAGAGGATAAAACAGATTTAAATTAA